The DNA window CAGCCTAGAATGCAGCTTGTAGACGCCATCAGACAAGCCGCCAAGAACCCTACACCGGTGGCAGATCCCGTCTTAGTGCCGGAGTCTCCGCCCGTCGCGCCGCCCTCCTCGGCGACGGCGGGGACCCGACCGGTGCACGTGGCGCAGCCGGCACCGCCAGCAACCAGTGTCTTCGGCGGCAGCGTGGTCCGGCTCGAGCTTTTCCTAAGCCCCGATCAGCTCAGCGTCTTGTTCCGCGGGATCATCGGCGGAGCGCATTCCGTTCTGACCCTGCGCGAAGCCGCGAAGTACGTCAGGCTCTCCGCTGCAGAGCTCGAGCAGCTCTGCGAGACGCACCAGGTGCCAGCGTTCCGATTGCAGGGGAAGTGGCGATTCCCGAAGGCCGCCCTTGACGATTGGCTGGCGGCACAATCGCTGGACCCGGTGCTTGCCGAAGCGGACTCAGAGGAGGACTCGGATGGGTCTTAAGCTTTTCAGCCGAGACACGT is part of the Fimbriimonadia bacterium genome and encodes:
- a CDS encoding helix-turn-helix domain-containing protein; amino-acid sequence: MQLVDAIRQAAKNPTPVADPVLVPESPPVAPPSSATAGTRPVHVAQPAPPATSVFGGSVVRLELFLSPDQLSVLFRGIIGGAHSVLTLREAAKYVRLSAAELEQLCETHQVPAFRLQGKWRFPKAALDDWLAAQSLDPVLAEADSEEDSDGS